Genomic window (Candidatus Nitrosocosmicus franklandus):
ACGCGTCGCAGCTGTAATTGCATATTGAGCCCTTTCTTCTGGAGACAATAATGGTACCAAATTTTCTCTCTCTGCAATTGATTCTAAAATTCCGTCCTCGTTTGCTATTCCTGCAAATCGTATTGCAGGATCCAAACTTATAACTTGTTTACAAAATTGATTAAATTCATCTTCATGTTTTGATTTCATGTTTTCAAATCTTATTGTCTTTTTCCCTTTATATATGATAGTTCATCGGGATTTTACCTTATAGTCGTCATAGAGCTACATATTTCTCTCGAAAATGTTTTTGAACATGAATCTAGGAATTTGTCCAGCAATTGAGATGGAAAAGAAAATTCGCTGGATTGACCCGGTATTGAATGTTGCAATCTTCGCTGGTTCTCACTCATTTGTTCAAGTGTGATTGTTAATGTTTTGAAATCTCCATCTCTTAATATAGTAATTGTTACGGTATCTCCAATTTTTTTCGTTTTCAGGTAATCACGGATATCCTTGTGAGTCTTGACAGTATGATCATCAATCCTAGTAATAATATCACCTCCCGATTCAACTAAGGATCCATTAATATCATTCATAACATACCCGCCTCTCAAATTTGCCTTTGAAGCAGTACTATTTTCAATTATACTAGTAACGAGGAATCCGTCTGATTGAGTTAGATTAAGTATTTTAGCTATTTGCGTGTTGAGATCTAGACCAAGAATACCTAACGTAGGAATATTAAGATCACTATCGTGAGCAGGTCTAGCAGTCAAATTAATCGAAATTACCTCCTCAACAAGATCCGGACCGCGAAGCACAGTCAAATTTACGTTATCTCCGATTTTTTTATAATTTTCCAAATATGACAAGATATCATCAACTTTCCTCACAGTTCTATCATCAATATCAGTAATGATATCTCCACCGATTTTCAATTGAATACCATTTATTTGAACGGTTTGATTTCCTCCGAATACACCCGACTTATCAGCAGGACTGTCTTTGGTAACATTCACCACCAAAAACCCAACCGCCTCAGGTAAACCAACTAACTTAGCGATCTCTGGAGTAATATCAAATCCATTAATTCCTATGTATGGATGTTCATACGACCCTTTTTGGATTAATTCCGGGATAATCTTACTTATAAAGTTAGATGGAATGGCAAAACCAATTCCAGAATAAACGCCTGTATTAGAAAATATGGCAGTATTGATACCTATTACGCGACCAGTCATATCAATTAATGGCCCACCAGAATTGCCTGGATTGATTGCAGCATCTGTTTGGATGATATCAGGTATAGAAAAAGTCGGTGACTGATTTTGAATTGCCTCTTTCCCTGAATCCTCGGGCAATGGTTTATGTTGATCCCCAACAGGCATTAATCTTCCTAAACCGCTTATGATTCCCTCGGAAAGAGATCCCGATAAGCCAAATGGATTTCCAAGTGCAACAACTTTTTCACCTATTCGAACAGTAGATGAATTTCCTAGAACAAGTGGGACTAGTTTTGAACTAATATTTTTATCCACATCTATCAATTTTATAACAGCCAAGTCGGAATAAGGATCACTGCCAATGATTTCTCCTTCATAAGAAACTCCATCCAAAAAAGTTATGAAAGCTTTATCATTTTTTGAACCATCTACAACATGGAAGTTAGTAACTATATGACCTTGTTTATCATAAACAAAGCCAGAACCTAATCTAGATTGATTTGGTTCTGTGCTTTGAAGACTACCAGATTCAGTAATTTGGACTACCGACTTTTCAACCTTTTCAAATAAGTCGGGTAAAGAATTACTATAATCTAGTATTGTTTCTTGTGATTTATTTAATGAATCAGTAGTTAGATTAACCTCCAAATTATTAACCTCAGTTTGCGAGGAAGATAGCTCTGTAGCACCATTTACATCCATCCCAAAAATCATGCTAAAAACACTTAGTGTAATCAATAAAGAAAAAACAAATTTCAAAAGTCTCCCCTCCTTTCTTTTGAACGCTGTAACTTCATCCACAGATAAGATCATGACTTTAAGAATGATGTAATATCAATTTAAGTATTACACGTTGTCTAACCTCAGAATTATCTTCCAGTCAAAAACCTATAAAAAGTGTTTATAGCCATTTCCTGTCTTTCAGACTGAATCGAACCAGGTCTCATTTCTCTTAATTTTCTAGCCGCTTCAATAGGAGTCAAACCCTCTGTCTTTATAAGATATGCAGCAAGTACCGTTCCAGTCCTTCCCTTGCCAGCAGCACAATGGACTAGCACTGGTTTATTTGTTTGAATTTTTCGTTCAATGTACTCGATAACCTCATGTATCTCGTCTACAGTTGGAGCATTATAATCATCTGTTTTTAAAAAGTAGTTCTCTAAATCTCCATATTGAGAATTTATTTTTTCAATCCAAATCTTTGGCAAAGGTATTTCTCTCACAGTTAT
Coding sequences:
- a CDS encoding dual specificity protein phosphatase 23, yielding MTKIGEIYRKVHGRFMERPTNFSWVIPQKLAGSGLPSSFDQLEWLASNGIKTLITVREIPLPKIWIEKINSQYGDLENYFLKTDDYNAPTVDEIHEVIEYIERKIQTNKPVLVHCAAGKGRTGTVLAAYLIKTEGLTPIEAARKLREMRPGSIQSERQEMAINTFYRFLTGR
- a CDS encoding trypsin-like peptidase domain-containing protein, giving the protein MKFVFSLLITLSVFSMIFGMDVNGATELSSSQTEVNNLEVNLTTDSLNKSQETILDYSNSLPDLFEKVEKSVVQITESGSLQSTEPNQSRLGSGFVYDKQGHIVTNFHVVDGSKNDKAFITFLDGVSYEGEIIGSDPYSDLAVIKLIDVDKNISSKLVPLVLGNSSTVRIGEKVVALGNPFGLSGSLSEGIISGLGRLMPVGDQHKPLPEDSGKEAIQNQSPTFSIPDIIQTDAAINPGNSGGPLIDMTGRVIGINTAIFSNTGVYSGIGFAIPSNFISKIIPELIQKGSYEHPYIGINGFDITPEIAKLVGLPEAVGFLVVNVTKDSPADKSGVFGGNQTVQINGIQLKIGGDIITDIDDRTVRKVDDILSYLENYKKIGDNVNLTVLRGPDLVEEVISINLTARPAHDSDLNIPTLGILGLDLNTQIAKILNLTQSDGFLVTSIIENSTASKANLRGGYVMNDINGSLVESGGDIITRIDDHTVKTHKDIRDYLKTKKIGDTVTITILRDGDFKTLTITLEQMSENQRRLQHSIPGQSSEFSFPSQLLDKFLDSCSKTFSREICSSMTTIR